One window of the Prionailurus bengalensis isolate Pbe53 chromosome E1, Fcat_Pben_1.1_paternal_pri, whole genome shotgun sequence genome contains the following:
- the SERPINF1 gene encoding pigment epithelium-derived factor, which yields MQALMLLLWAGALLGPGSCQDNAGSLEDSPAPDTTGVPVEEEDPFFKVPVNKLAAAVSNFGYDLYRVRSSLSPTANVLLSPLSVATALSALSLGAEQRTESTIHRALYYDLISNPDIHGTYKELLAAVTAPQKNFKSASRIIFERKLRIKSSFVAPLEKSYGTRPRILTGNSRLDLQEVNNWVQAQMKGKIARSTREIPSEISILLLGVAYFKGQWVTKFDPRKTSLEDFHLDEERTVRVPMMSDPKATLRYGLDSDLSCKIAQLPLTGSMSIIFFLPLKVTQNLTMIEESLTSEFIHDIDRELKTIQAVLTIPKLKLSYEGEVTKSLQEMKLQSLFDSPDFSKITGKPIKLTQVEHRGGFEWNEDGASTAPSAGLQPARLTFPLDYHLNQPFIFVLRDTDTGALLFIGKILDPRGI from the exons GACTCCCCAGCTCCTGACACCACAGGGGTGCCGGTGGAGGAGGAGGACCCCTTCTTCAAGGTCCCCGTGAACAAGCTGGCAGCGGCCGTCTCCAACTTCGGCTATGATCTGTACCGCGTGAGGTCCAGCCTGAGCCCTACTGCCAATGTGCTGCTGTCTCCACTCAGCGTGGccactgctctctctgccctctcactGG GAGCAGAACAGAGGACAGAATCCACCATTCACCGGGCTCTCTACTATGACCTGATCAGCAACCCGGACATCCACGGCACCTATAAGGAGCTCCTTGCTGCCGTCACTGCCCCCCAGAAGAACTTCAAGAGTGCTTCCCGGATCATCTTTGAGAGGA AGCTGCGGATAAAATCCAGCTTTGTCGCGCCACTGGAAAAGTCCTACGGCACCAGGCCCAGAATCCTGACCGGCAACTCTCGCTTGGACCTTCAGGAGGTTAACAACTGGGTGCAGGCCCAGATGAAAGGGAAAATTGCTAGGTCCACACGGGAGATACCCAGTGAAATCAGCATTCTCCTTCTCGGTGTGGCTTACTTCAAGG GGCAGTGGGTAACAAAGTTTGACCCCAGAAAGACTTCCCTTGAAGATTTCCATTTGGATGAGGAGAGGACCGTGAGAGTCCCCATGATGTCAGACCCTAAGGCCACTTTACGCTACGGCTTGGACTCTGATCTCAGTTGCAAG ATTGCCCAGCTGCCCTTGACCGGCAGCATGAGCATCATCTTTTTCCTGCCTCTGAAAGTAACCCAGAACCTGACCATGATAGAAGAGAGCCTCACCTCTGAATTCATTCATGACATAGACCGAGAGCTGAAGACTATTCAAGCCGTCTTGACCATCCCCAAGCTGAAGCTGAGTTATGAAGGCGAAGTCACTAAGTCCCTGCAGGAGATGA AACTACAATCCTTGTTTGATTCGCCAGACTTTAGCAAGATCACAGGCAAACCTATTAAACTTACTCAAGTGGAACATCGAGGTGGCTTCGAGTGGAATGAGGATGGGGCCAGCACTGCCCCCAGCGCAGGGCTCCAGCCTGCCCGCCTCACCTTTCCCCTGGACTATCACCTTAACCAACCTTTCATTTTCGtactgagagacacagacacaggggcCCTTCTCTTCATAGGCAAAATTCTGGACCCCAGGGGCATTTAA